The Daphnia pulex isolate KAP4 chromosome 3, ASM2113471v1 genome includes a region encoding these proteins:
- the LOC124191084 gene encoding uncharacterized protein LOC124191084 isoform X1, with the protein MEPIKCIVIFVFLSVSVLAVPRSAIDLNERVERAIHSGDPSSGLKTESKPASYKSNQETSITLAPKIVSTSILMEKEPIVAIPLSNQCDPARPHSPHPTDCYKFYHCVNRPNGVQQVEKTCNPPTMFNPNTMICDWPQSVMRIRPECGLSNVTTQVPVLPPTLSSSAALEKAPIKPVPIKSVPLKAICTPPCQNLGFCKAPNVCICPEIFEGPQCQFTKSKPCVEKPPTPKNSRIVCNSTACTSTCNIGFTFPGGSKEIQMVCDSGNWVQLQQPQGTVQKVADCQPVCDPVCENGGRCLPNNVCLCPEEFRGPQCKYPLKNCAPERLNFNGGYNCSIGSTLYRCTLKCGANGVFEFPPAPFYTCDFAKAKFTPEPIPKCISESQYAQNLKSKPTSAPQILIEQNSELKGNFQQSSNLESEWFHPTTVNPNTASNSKEASKTSSRIPGRCDPARPHSPHPTSCYLFYHCVDGVSGIVYLEKACQPPTMFNPDTMICDWPESVMRIRPCGSIVGSIPTSAPITATKKVDTARSCVDGWTDWFSASVPAENSEDFELYEQIAPQGSICPTSKIREIEHQVRFRCNCGEDASLPLKQLPELTTSEKVVTTLRPVTTEKVINIVTTTTPTSKKIAESCPKGYTWSRCAYICTRLCSTYAVELKKQGRCQTSNDLSCAPGCVEEDETLDRTCLWRDKFTCVPPTECIAAPTQQLVPKG; encoded by the exons AGTGGAACGTGCCATCCACTCTGGCGACCCTTCAAGTGGCTTAAAAACAGAAAGCAAGCCGGCTTCATATAAATCGAATCAAGAAACCTCCATCACCCTAGCTCCGAAAATAGTATCGACTTCGATTCTTATGGAAAAGGAACCCATAGTTGCGATTCCTCTTTCCAACCAATGTGATCCAGCTAGACCTCATAGTCCGCACCCAACCGATTGTTATAAGTTTTACCATTGCGTCAATCGACCCAACGGCGTCCAGCAAGTAGAGAAAACCTGCAATCCCCCGACAATGTTCAATCCAAACACGATGATTTGTGACTGGCCTCAATCGGTAATGCGAATCCGACCAGAATGCGGATTATCAAACGTTACCACCCAAGTCCCAGTTCTCCCACCAACATTATCTAGCTCGGCTGCATTAGAAAAAGCGCCAATCAAGCCAGTTCCAATCAAATCTGTACCCCTCAAAG CTATTTGTACACCTCCTTGCCAGAATTTGGGTTTCTGTAAGGCACCAAATGTTTGTATCTGTCCGGAAATCTTCGAAGGCCCACAGTGTCAGTTCACGAAAAGTAAACCTTGCGTCGAAAAACCCCCAACTCCGAAGAATTCACGTATTGTTTGCAATTCAACGGCATGCACGTCGACCTGCAACATTGGTTTCACCTTCCCCGGTGGAAGTaaggaaattcaaatggtCTGCGACTCTGGAAATTGGGTCCAACTTCAACAACCACAGGGAACGGTTCAGAAAGTTGCCGATTGCCAGC CCGTATGTGACCCAGTCTGCGAAAACGGAGGCCGATGTCTTCCAAACAACGTTTGCCTGTGCCCAGAAGAGTTTCGTGGACCACAATGCAAATATC CTCTAAAGAATTGCGCCCCTGAACGCTTGAACTTTAACGGGGGATATAATTGTTCCATCGGAAGTACTTTATACAGATGTACATTAAAATGCGGTGCGAATGGGGTTTTCGAGTTCCCACCTGCTCCTTTCTACACTTGCGACTTCGCCAAAGCTAAATTCACACCTGAACCTATACCTAAGTGCATCTCTG aGAGCCAATACGCCCAAAATCTGAAATCCAAACCAACAAGCGCTCCACAAATATTAATCGAACAGAATTCGGAACTGAAAGGGAATTTCCAGCAATCGTCTAATCTAGAATCAGAATGGTTTCACCCAACCACCGTTAATCCAAATACAGcgtcaaattcaaaagaagcGTCAAAAACTTCGAGCCGTATTCCAGGTCGTTGTGATCCAGCCAGACCGCATAGCCCACATCCTACCAGTTGCTATTTGTTTTATCACTGTGTCGACGGCGTGAGTGGGATCGTATATTTGGAAAAAGCTTGCCAGCCTCCGACAATGTTCAATCCGGACACGATGATTTGTGACTGGCCCGAGTCGGTCATGCGGATCCGTCCGTGCGGATCTATCGTTGGCAGCATTCCTACTTCTGCTCCAATTACTGCTACAAAGAAAGTAGACACAGCTAGATCCTGTGTAGATGGCTGGACCGATTGGTTCAGTGCTTCCGTACCAGCTGAAAACAGCGAAGATTTTGAATTATACGAACAGATTGCTCCTCAAGGTTCCATCTGTCCAACATCGAAGATTCGCGAAATCGAACATCAAGTCCGTTTCCGCTGTAATTGCGGAGAAGACGCATCTTTGCCGCTTAAACAATTACCCGAGCTCACAACTAGCGAGAAAGTCGTCACTACACTTAGGCCCGTGACTACCGAGAAAGTAATCAATATCGTAACAACAACTACACCGACGAGTAAAAAGATTGCCGAAAGTTGCCCTAAAGGTTACACCTGGAGTCGTTGCGCTTATATCTGCACTCGG CTTTGCTCCACTTACGCCGTTGAGCTGAAAAAACAAGGCCGATGTCAGACGTCGAACGACCTTAGTTGTGCTCCAGGTTGTGTCGAAGAGGACGAAACTTTGGATCGGACTTGCCTATGGCGAGACAAATTTACTTGCGTGCCTCCCACCGAGTGCATCGCGGCTCCGACCCAGCAACTTGTCCCAAAAGGATAA
- the LOC124191084 gene encoding uncharacterized protein LOC124191084 isoform X2 yields MEKEPIVAIPLSNQCDPARPHSPHPTDCYKFYHCVNRPNGVQQVEKTCNPPTMFNPNTMICDWPQSVMRIRPECGLSNVTTQVPVLPPTLSSSAALEKAPIKPVPIKSVPLKAICTPPCQNLGFCKAPNVCICPEIFEGPQCQFTKSKPCVEKPPTPKNSRIVCNSTACTSTCNIGFTFPGGSKEIQMVCDSGNWVQLQQPQGTVQKVADCQPVCDPVCENGGRCLPNNVCLCPEEFRGPQCKYPLKNCAPERLNFNGGYNCSIGSTLYRCTLKCGANGVFEFPPAPFYTCDFAKAKFTPEPIPKCISESQYAQNLKSKPTSAPQILIEQNSELKGNFQQSSNLESEWFHPTTVNPNTASNSKEASKTSSRIPGRCDPARPHSPHPTSCYLFYHCVDGVSGIVYLEKACQPPTMFNPDTMICDWPESVMRIRPCGSIVGSIPTSAPITATKKVDTARSCVDGWTDWFSASVPAENSEDFELYEQIAPQGSICPTSKIREIEHQVRFRCNCGEDASLPLKQLPELTTSEKVVTTLRPVTTEKVINIVTTTTPTSKKIAESCPKGYTWSRCAYICTRLCSTYAVELKKQGRCQTSNDLSCAPGCVEEDETLDRTCLWRDKFTCVPPTECIAAPTQQLVPKG; encoded by the exons ATGGAAAAGGAACCCATAGTTGCGATTCCTCTTTCCAACCAATGTGATCCAGCTAGACCTCATAGTCCGCACCCAACCGATTGTTATAAGTTTTACCATTGCGTCAATCGACCCAACGGCGTCCAGCAAGTAGAGAAAACCTGCAATCCCCCGACAATGTTCAATCCAAACACGATGATTTGTGACTGGCCTCAATCGGTAATGCGAATCCGACCAGAATGCGGATTATCAAACGTTACCACCCAAGTCCCAGTTCTCCCACCAACATTATCTAGCTCGGCTGCATTAGAAAAAGCGCCAATCAAGCCAGTTCCAATCAAATCTGTACCCCTCAAAG CTATTTGTACACCTCCTTGCCAGAATTTGGGTTTCTGTAAGGCACCAAATGTTTGTATCTGTCCGGAAATCTTCGAAGGCCCACAGTGTCAGTTCACGAAAAGTAAACCTTGCGTCGAAAAACCCCCAACTCCGAAGAATTCACGTATTGTTTGCAATTCAACGGCATGCACGTCGACCTGCAACATTGGTTTCACCTTCCCCGGTGGAAGTaaggaaattcaaatggtCTGCGACTCTGGAAATTGGGTCCAACTTCAACAACCACAGGGAACGGTTCAGAAAGTTGCCGATTGCCAGC CCGTATGTGACCCAGTCTGCGAAAACGGAGGCCGATGTCTTCCAAACAACGTTTGCCTGTGCCCAGAAGAGTTTCGTGGACCACAATGCAAATATC CTCTAAAGAATTGCGCCCCTGAACGCTTGAACTTTAACGGGGGATATAATTGTTCCATCGGAAGTACTTTATACAGATGTACATTAAAATGCGGTGCGAATGGGGTTTTCGAGTTCCCACCTGCTCCTTTCTACACTTGCGACTTCGCCAAAGCTAAATTCACACCTGAACCTATACCTAAGTGCATCTCTG aGAGCCAATACGCCCAAAATCTGAAATCCAAACCAACAAGCGCTCCACAAATATTAATCGAACAGAATTCGGAACTGAAAGGGAATTTCCAGCAATCGTCTAATCTAGAATCAGAATGGTTTCACCCAACCACCGTTAATCCAAATACAGcgtcaaattcaaaagaagcGTCAAAAACTTCGAGCCGTATTCCAGGTCGTTGTGATCCAGCCAGACCGCATAGCCCACATCCTACCAGTTGCTATTTGTTTTATCACTGTGTCGACGGCGTGAGTGGGATCGTATATTTGGAAAAAGCTTGCCAGCCTCCGACAATGTTCAATCCGGACACGATGATTTGTGACTGGCCCGAGTCGGTCATGCGGATCCGTCCGTGCGGATCTATCGTTGGCAGCATTCCTACTTCTGCTCCAATTACTGCTACAAAGAAAGTAGACACAGCTAGATCCTGTGTAGATGGCTGGACCGATTGGTTCAGTGCTTCCGTACCAGCTGAAAACAGCGAAGATTTTGAATTATACGAACAGATTGCTCCTCAAGGTTCCATCTGTCCAACATCGAAGATTCGCGAAATCGAACATCAAGTCCGTTTCCGCTGTAATTGCGGAGAAGACGCATCTTTGCCGCTTAAACAATTACCCGAGCTCACAACTAGCGAGAAAGTCGTCACTACACTTAGGCCCGTGACTACCGAGAAAGTAATCAATATCGTAACAACAACTACACCGACGAGTAAAAAGATTGCCGAAAGTTGCCCTAAAGGTTACACCTGGAGTCGTTGCGCTTATATCTGCACTCGG CTTTGCTCCACTTACGCCGTTGAGCTGAAAAAACAAGGCCGATGTCAGACGTCGAACGACCTTAGTTGTGCTCCAGGTTGTGTCGAAGAGGACGAAACTTTGGATCGGACTTGCCTATGGCGAGACAAATTTACTTGCGTGCCTCCCACCGAGTGCATCGCGGCTCCGACCCAGCAACTTGTCCCAAAAGGATAA